From a single Rosa rugosa chromosome 7, drRosRugo1.1, whole genome shotgun sequence genomic region:
- the LOC133723770 gene encoding F-box/kelch-repeat protein At3g17530-like → MREFCKLPEEMAMQILSRLPPQSLMRFKGVHKCWYTMINSPKFKAKHLSNSMHNHSSICVLFKLSVLKNNNTRDNNEKETVFSLLTFCNDDDDQNEHIIHYVGDDITKNHFVGLKAKDLESVWIIGHCDGIICLADSSNVILWNPALREFKLLNLEPYPDDQVMTSFGFGYDPKSKAYKVVNIGKPGEEEYGDGHLLNNPPTVQVYTLGTDSWREIKTGSLETETTNMWPEEFDMYFKGFCYWRGREQIKEFDNFCDRNEEEYVRQLIISFDTVDEVFHHILFPDSLYESFACWYFNMNVIVWNESVALFGMDYGIFEDYSRVLWVMEDFGGVVKGSWIKQFTFGTAAGLEKPLQFCNRDEIFLVSEGRLVSCNIDTGKLKHLPTPNMDFDHLEAAVYVNSIVGILKARN, encoded by the coding sequence ATGAGAGAGTTTTGCAAATTGCCGGAAGAGATGGCCATGCAAATCCTATCAAGACTGCCTCCCCAATCACTTATGCGATTCAAGGGCGTCCACAAGTGCTGGTATACTATGATCAACAGTCCCAAGTTTAAAGCCAAACACCTTTCCAATTCCATGCATAACCATTCCTCCATTTGTGTCCTTTTCAAGCTATCGGTCCTCAAGAACAACAACACAAGAGACAATAACGAAAAGGAAACTGTATTCTCGTTGCTTACATTTtgcaatgatgatgatgatcagaATGAGCATATCATTCATTATGTTGGCGATGATATTACGAAGAATCACTTTGTTGGGCTCAAGGCCAAGGATCTAGAGTCTGTATGGATTATAGGCCATTGTGATGGAATTATATGCCTAGCTGATTCTAGTAACGTAATCTTATGGAATCCAGCTCTTAGGGAATTCAAGCTTCTTAACCTTGAGCCTTATCCGGATGATCAGGTCATGACTTCTTTTGGCTTTGGTTATGATCCAAAGTCAAAAGCTTACAAGGTTGTTAACATTGGAAAGCctggtgaggaagaatatgGTGATGGTCATCTCCTTAATAATCCTCCCACCGTCCAAGTATACACCTTAGGTACCGACTCTTGGAGAGAGATCAAGACCGGCTCCTTGGAAACAGAAACTACGAATATGTGGCCCGAGGAATTCGATATGTACTTCAAGGGATTTTGTTATTGGAGGGGAAGGGAGCAAATAAAGGAATTCGACAATTTTTGTGACAGAAATGAGGAGGAATATGTTAGGCAATTAATCATTTCGTTTGATACGGTTGATGAGGTATTTCATCATATATTGTTTCCGGATAGTTTATATGAGTCATTTGCGTGTTGGTATTTTAATATGAACGTTATAGTTTGGAATGAATCCGTTGCTCTTTTCGGCATGGATTATGGTATATTCGAAGATTATTCACGGGTATTATGGGTGATGGAAGACTTTGGTGGAGTAGTTAAAGGTTCCTGGATAAAGCAATTCACCTTTGGGACAGCGGCGGGACTTGAGAAACCATTGCAATTTTGCAATAGGGATGAGATTTTTTTGGTTTCCGAAGGGCGTTTAGTCTCCTGCAACATCGATACTGGAAAGCTTAAGCATCTCCCCACTCCTAACATGGATTTTGATCATTTGGAAGCTGCTGTTTATGTTAATAGTATAGTTGGGATTTTGAAAGCTAGAAATTAG
- the LOC133723730 gene encoding F-box/kelch-repeat protein At3g06240-like: protein MVEEVVVQILSRLPPKSLMRFKCVRKSWCALVNNPGFISQHLHLYNKFASTPILIKRTVISRTESTSEEVVFSLLNLHNDDYNCHLEANCHSIVEDINFPASMGLKTRGQFIEFPMPRPRSFDEAVYVIGHCDGIICLLVLYISTSVILCNPAIKEFRLVKDVDVISFHVGFGYDPKSKDYILVNVMSTGEKVYDNERLVIHPPRAKLYTLGTGSWREINTNYLETETTNFWPSLFQFYFKGIFYWLGNEQRKELVSEFDRDDEDNNRLVILFYDTGDELFHSLLLPDGFYDPNEGLYTMRLALLNESIALYGFHCIGNCPEPFEIWIMVDFDGTDCSWTKQLAVVPTVELYMPGAVWKNNAILINREGRVVSYNFDEEKLRYNPIHGVLRADFQAAVCVHSIVSVKGQPT from the coding sequence ATGGTAGAAGAGGTGGTGGTTCAAATCCTATCGAGGCTACCTCCCAAATCTTTGATGCGATTTAAATGCGTCCGTAAGTCATGGTGTGCACTGGTCAATAATCCAGGATTCATATCCCAGCATCTCCACTTGTACAACAAATTTGCCTCCACTCCCATTCTTATCAAGCGTACGGTCATTAGCCGGACCGAAAGTACCAGCGAGGAAGTTGTGTTTTCACTCCTCAATCTTCATAATGATGATTATAACTGTCATCTTGAGGCTAACTGTCATTCTATTGTTGAGGACATCAATTTTCCAGCTTCTATGGGTCTAAAAACGAGGGGCCAATTTATTGAGTTTCCTATGCCTCGTCCTCGTTCGTTTGATGAAGCTGTATATGTTATAGGTCATTGTGATGGGATCATTTGTCTTTTAGTTTTATATATTAGCACTAGCGTTATCTTATGCAATCCAGCAATCAAGGAGTTTAGGCTTGTTAAAGATGTAGATGTAATCTCATTTCATGTCGGATTTGGCTATGATCCCAAATCCAAAGATTACATACTTGTTAATGTTATGTCGACTGGAGAGAAAGTATATGATAACGAGCGTCTCGTTATTCATCCTCCTAGGGCAAAATTATACACCTTGGGAACCGGTTCTTGGAGAGAGATCAATACAAATTATTTGGAAACAGAAACTACCAACTTTTGGCCTAGTCTTTTCCAGTTCTACTTTAAAGGAATTTTCTATTGGTTGGGAAATGAGCAAAGGAAGGAACTCGTCTCTGAGTTTGACAGGGATGATGAGGATAACAATAGACTAGTAATCCTTTTCTATGATACAGGTGATGAGCTTTTTCATAGTTTATTGCTTCCAGATGGTTTCTATGACCCAAATGAGGGTCTTTATACTATGCGTCTTGCATTGTTGAATGAATCCATCGCTCTTTATGGCTTTCACTGCATTGGTAACTGTCCTGAACCATTCGAAATTTGGATAATGGTTGACTTTGATGGTACCGACTGTTCTTGGACAAAACAGTTAGCAGTTGTGCCCACCGTGGAACTTTATATGCCAGGGGCAGTTTGGAAGAACAATGCTATTCTAATTAATAGAGAAGGGCGAGTAGTTTCCTACAATTTTGATGAGGAGAAACTTAGGTATAACCCGATCCATGGTGTGCTTCGAGCAGATTTTCAAGCTGCAGTTTGTGTGCATAGTATAGTTTCAGTCAAGGGACAACCAACCTGA
- the LOC133719896 gene encoding uncharacterized protein LOC133719896 isoform X2 produces the protein MAGMTLGFRYIQRLVDQFPPVKAFHFVLDHTECGLEKLGGAEQGEFHPPTSRMTNYVVFKFGELTRSYNVLLSWLSGLHFRMQWYFMTS, from the exons ATGGCAGGAATGACTTTAG GCTTTAGGTACATTCAAAGGCTGGTGGACCAATTCCCTCCTGTAAAAGCGTTTCATTTTGTCCTTGACCACACTGAG TGTGGATTAGAGAAGCTTGGTGGAGCAGAACAAGGTGAATTTCATCCACCCACGTCGCGAATGACCAATTATGTTGTGTTTAAATTCGGAGAGCTTACTAGGTCTTACAAT GTCTTACTATCTTGGCTATCTGGGCTTCACTTCAGAATGCAGTGGTATTTCATGACTTCATGA
- the LOC133719896 gene encoding uncharacterized protein LOC133719896 isoform X1, whose protein sequence is MAKRSASPEWFHCNPFTDIQGIRRSIKFEKHLCKHSAASMAGMTLGFRYIQRLVDQFPPVKAFHFVLDHTECGLEKLGGAEQGEFHPPTSRMTNYVVFKFGELTRSYNVLLSWLSGLHFRMQWYFMTS, encoded by the exons ATGGCCAAGAGAAGCGCCTCTCCTGAGTGGTTCCATTGCAACCCATTTACTGACATTCAGGGGATTCGACGTTCGATAAAATTCGAA AAACATCTTTGCAAGCATTCTGCTGCTTCTATGGCAGGAATGACTTTAG GCTTTAGGTACATTCAAAGGCTGGTGGACCAATTCCCTCCTGTAAAAGCGTTTCATTTTGTCCTTGACCACACTGAG TGTGGATTAGAGAAGCTTGGTGGAGCAGAACAAGGTGAATTTCATCCACCCACGTCGCGAATGACCAATTATGTTGTGTTTAAATTCGGAGAGCTTACTAGGTCTTACAAT GTCTTACTATCTTGGCTATCTGGGCTTCACTTCAGAATGCAGTGGTATTTCATGACTTCATGA